A stretch of Mustela nigripes isolate SB6536 chromosome 6, MUSNIG.SB6536, whole genome shotgun sequence DNA encodes these proteins:
- the SMUG1 gene encoding single-strand selective monofunctional uracil DNA glycosylase, with protein sequence MAVPQASPPGPLHEPAMDLQPCPRSLAESFLEEELRLNAELSQLQFSEPVGIIYNPVEYAWEPHRSYVTRYCQGPKEVLFLGMNPGPFGMAQTGVPFGEVSIVRDWLGIGGPVLTPPQEHPKRPVLGLECPQSEVSGARFWGFFRNLCGQPEVFFRRCFVHNLCPLLFLTPSGRNLTPAELPARQREQLLGACDAVLCRQVQLLGVRLVVGVGRLAEQRARRALAGLMPEVQVEGLLHPSPRSPQANRGWEAAATERLNELGLLPLLTK encoded by the exons ATGGCTGTGCCCCAGGCTTCTCCACCGGGGCCCCTCCATGAGCCTGCCATGGATCTCCAGCCTTGCCCTCGAAGCTTGGctgagagcttcctggaggaggagctgCGGCTCAATGCTGAGCTGAGCCAGCTGCAGTTCTCGGAGCCTGTGGGCATCATCTACAATCCTGTGGAGTACGCGTGGGAACCACACCGCAGCTATGTGACCCGCTACTGCCAGGGCCCCAAGGAAGTGCTGTTCCTGGGCATGAACCCTGGACCCTTTGGCATGGCCCAGACTGGG GTGCCCTTTGGGGAAGTGAGTATAGTCCGGGACTGGTTGGGCATTGGGGGACCTGTGTTGACCCCACCCCAAGAGCACCCGAAGCGACCAGTGCTGGGACTGGAGTGCCCTCAGTCAGAGGTGAGCGGTGCCCGGTTCTGGGGCTTTTTCCGGAACCTCTGTGGACAGCCCGAGGTCTTCTTCCGTCGCTGTTTCGTCCACAATCTGTGTCCTTTGCTCTTCTTGACTCCCAGTGGGCGCAACCTCACGCCTGCTGAGCTACCTGCCAGGCAGCGAGAACAGCTTCTTGGGGCCTGTGATGCGGTCCTCTGCCGACAGGTGCAGCTTCTGGGGGTGCGGCTGGTGGTGGGTGTGGGGCGGCTGGCGGAGCAGCGGGCGCGGCGGGCTCTGGCAGGCCTGATGCCCGAAGTGCAGGTGGAGGGGCTCCTGCACCCCTCACCTCGGAGCCCTCAGGCCAACAGGGGATGGGAGGCAGCAGCCACGGAGAGACTGAATGAGCTGGGGCTGCTGCCACTGCTAACAAAGTGA